CTTCTGTTCTTGCGTCTTGCGCTTTGATTTTTGGGTTCCAGCTTCATTGCGACTGGCCCGCTGCCTGCTACCAGCGGCACTTGACTCTGCAACGGCAACTTCGACCTCTTCAGTCAACTGTTCTCCGTTTTGACGAGCCTGCGCAGCAGCTTGCTGGCGTCGCAGCTCTGCATCATCTCGGATCTGCCGAGCGGAAATGTTGTGACTCTGCGACGGTGTTAGTGGAGGTTTGTTTTGATACAAAAGGTATAGTACTTACAGCGAGGAAATCCGTCAGGGCAGACTGACTGTGTTGGCTGGGTTAGCCCTAAGGGGGGAAAGTGGCATGGAAGTACAGGCGGAAATGGTCTTACGGTCCGGTAATATTGCGTATTGGTCTTTGAGTTTCACCATTCGCTTGGTTCTGTGCTTGACTCCGGCGAGTCCTGTTTATTCATGTCAATTTTCGATGCTCGTCATATCAGTTGTTTGCGACACAACGAACAGGTTTGGCTTGACTTACATGGTGGATGAAGCTCGAAAAAAGAAACCTCTTGGAAGAATCGACACAGAAGAGTTTGATAAAAGGAACGTGGTAGTGAATTGTTGGGCCAGACCGTGCTGGTGGCAAGTTTACTCAGACCAACCTGCATCGCACGCAGGTCTGTCCGTTCAATTCGCCCTTCGTCTCCCAGTGCCAATTGGAACGTGCCTCTGTGCATCCGCGCAGCTAACACGGTGTCAGGTGAGTGGCGTTCAAAAATTAATTGAAAACATCTGGCACTGTGAGTCATGCACAGACTTGCTAGAAATGTGCAGAGCAAAACATGATTAGTACCGTGCTATATCTGGCCAGCACTGTCTATTTAACCCCTGGTTCTGAGCACGTGCTTTCGTGTTCGCCTTGCCAACGCGGGCAAGCGCCGTGGCTTTGGGAGGCGTCGAGCGAACTAAGAGTGAACTGAGCGCACTGTGAATGGCAGCCGCAAGTCACGGAGGGCGTTTCGGCGGGAAAATCCCATCACCCAACATCTCGGTGGCAAAGATTCGTTCCTGGCAGTTTGCACCTGTGGAGAAAAAAGGAGCAACAAAGAACTGCAGATTCATTGATGGTTTTGACAACCCCCCTCCGTTGCTCGAGCGTCCTTGAAGACTGTTGGCCCTATTGTCCTTTTCTCCCGAGTCCAGGCAACGTCGTGTTGCTAGCCAAGCAATTGGGCCacagaccagttgactcttctttcttttcctcggGCTGCGTTTGCAACTCTGTCGTCTTTGCACCGTGTCAAAACGTCGAAGTGCTTTGGTAGATTCTTGTCTGTCTCCTACAGGATCAGCATACAAGGCAACAATTCAGTCCAgttttgtcttcttcacTTGCCATCATAGATAGGTTGGTTGGTACTTTGTCTCGCCAAGTCTAGCCACCAGAGCCTAGGCTGAGGGTGCACCAACACAATGCCTCGCGGGCGCCGCTCTCTTCAAGCCGGCGGGATGCCACTATTAGAGGTTTCTGGTAAGCATCCGGTGTGATTCGATTTGGGCTTGATTCCTTTTCTGACAGGCGATACAGAATCGCCTGATGTGAATGGCACCCGTCGGACTAGATCAGTTTCATCCAGGCCAGCCAATGGATATGAAATCGTCGTCTCCAGCGACTCAACACAGCCAGTTAGGCGACCTCGAGGAAGACCATCTCGTGCTTCCCTTCTTAGTGCGATCAcaacttcttcatcatcctcaccTTCTCATTATAGTGGGGTTAAACCACGACGGggcagagcagcagcaatcgGCAGCACATCTGTCTCTTCCGCCGCTACACCACAGGAGCTGTCTTCTGATGCCGAATACTCTACGCCTGCTACTAGCAAGAATCCCACACCATTAACTGCTGAGGGGTCATTGTCTGTTGAAGCTTCGAAGTCCCTTGCGTCATTGGAAGTACGGCTACCTGCCAGGTCTCGTGCCGACGACTCTGACAGCGAACGAGCACTCAGAAATAGCATTTACTCCATGAAGGCCAATAGAAAACTGACTGAAATTGTCAATTctgatgaggaagatgacgactcCTCTGATACAGGGTGGGATGCCAGGATAGCCCGTAGATTGCAGGATGAAGAGTTTGCAAAAGCTGATGAAGGAGCTTTGCGGTCCTCGTCGCTCTCTGGGAGTAATCGTGCTGTGACTGCTACCACCTCACCTTTACCCACACGCGGAGTTGCAAAGCGAGGCAGAGCTTCAACTAGGCTATCCATGCAACTGGCTCCACCAGCAAAGAAGAGCAGAATAATACCAGATTCAGACGACCCTCCAACATCTGACTTCGACATGGATGCAGAAATCGCAGCAGCCGCTGCACTGGACAGTGAACTCTCGGAGCCTCCTGAACTCTCGGAAGGCGAAGCGAGATTTACTGATTCAGACGAGGTTAATGAAGCTGCGATGGATAAAGACGGTGGCACTTCTGATGCTTTCTCGGATGATGAACCTCTTTCAGTTaagaagaaaggcaagcAGCCACAAAAACCAAGAACCCTGTcgtcaaaggccaagatgccaaccAGACGAGGTCGGCCATCAACAGCAGCGACTGGTTCCAAACCAAACCTTGCTATAAGACGTAACCGAGCACAGGACGTCGTCCAGGACTcggacgatgatgatgtcgcAGAAGAAGTCGTTAGCATCGCTTCGGATATGTCCACTGTATCCTCGGTCTCTGCTGGCCTGAGCTCTTCCAACTCTAGTGACGCTGAGGAGGGTGTGTCAGAGTTACGAAGAATTGCTGCCAACCGCCGAGCGTACAGGTCGGGCAACACGCGACGCCTTAGGAAGGAACGTGATCGCCTTGAGTATCACCATCCAGAGATTGTTACCATGTGGAAAGACTTGGAAAATATGCCCATTCTCAAGGCTGGGATGGCTCCACAGCCGCAAAGCATTTCTAGACAACTGAAACCGTTCCAACTGGAAGGACTTGCTTGGATGAAagaaatggaaaagagagaaTGGAAGGGCGGATTACTAGGTGACGAAATGGGTCTCGGCAAGACTATACAAGCTGTCTCGCTCATTATGTCCGATTACCCAGCTAAGCAACCGTCATTGGTTCTTGTGCCGCCAGTCGCATTGATGCAGTGGCAATCGGAGATAAAATCGTATACGGATGGTACTCTGAAGACTTTTGTCTTCCACGGAACTAatcaaaaggccaagactaTCACCGCTAAAGAGCTCAAGACATACGATGTGATTATGATGTCGTACAACAGCTTGGAATCAATGTACCGAAAGCAAGAAAAAGGCTTCAAGCGAAAAAATGGCATCCACAAGGAAAAAAGTGTCATTCATTCAATTCATTTCCACCGAGCCATTCTAGACGAGGCTCACAGCATCAAGACACGAACAACGATGACCGCCAAAGCTTGTTTTGCCCTTCGAACGACATATCGCTGGTGTCTGACCGGAACTCCGTTGCAAAACCGCATCGGAGAATTCTTTTCATTGATACGATTTTTGAACATTAGACCTTTTGCTCTTTATCTCTGCAAACAATGCCCCTGCTCAACTCCCGAGTGGGCGATGGACGAGAATAGTCGCTGCTCCCATTGCAATCATGCAGGCATGCAGCATGTGTCCGTCTTCAACCAAGAGCTCCTTAACCCAATTCAAAAGTTTGGTAATCTTGGACCCGGTCGGGAGGCTTTTCGCAAGCTTCGGTTGATGACGGAGCGTATCATGTTGCGTCGTCTCAAGAGAGACCATACCGACTCTATGGAACTGCCTGTCAAGGAAATTTATGTCGAAAGACAGTTTTTTGGTGAAGAAGAGAACGACTTCGCTAATAGTATTATGACTAACGGCCAGCGCAACTTCGACACCTACGTCGCCCAGGGTGTATTGTTGAACAATTACGCCAACATTTTTGGCCTTATTATGCAAATGAGACAGGTGGCAGATCACCCTGATTTGatcttgaagaagaatgctGATGGTGGACAAAACGTGTTGATCTGCAGCATTTGCGACGAGCCAGCAGAGGATACAATCCGAAGTCGATGTAAACACGACTTTTGCCGAGCCTGTGTTTCTAGCTACATTGGATCAACGGATGCTCCTGACTGTCCTCGCTGTCATATACCTCTGTCGATAGACCTCGAACAGCCCGAGATTGAGCAGGACGAAAACTTGGTCAAGAAGAATTCGATTATTAACCGAATTAAGATGGAGAATTGGACTTCATCTTCCAAGATTGAACTGCTCGTCCACGAGCTGCACAAACTCCGTTCAGACAACGCATCCCACAAGTCTATTATCTTTTCTCAGTTTACAACCATGCTGCAGCTTATCGAGTGGCGACTACGCAGGGCCGGTATTACGACCGTCATGTTGGATGGTTCTATGACACCCGCGCAGCGTCAGGCTTCCATTGAGCATTTTATGAACAACGTTGATGTGGAATGctttcttgtttctctcAAGGCAGGCGGTGTTGCGCTTAATCTCACTGAGGCCTCAAGAGTCTTTATTGTTGATCCGTAAGCACAACTCCTATCCCCAACTTTAGCTGATCGACTAACGAATTTCCAGATGGTGGAATCCAGCCGCAGAGTGGCAATCTGCAGATCGTTGCCATCGCATCGGCCAAACCCGCCCTTGCACCATTACGCGACTTTGTATTGAAGACTCGGTGGAGAGCCGTATGGTTCTAATCCAGGAGAAGAAAACAAACATGATTCACTCGACTGTGAATGCAGACGACAAGGCCATGGAAAGTCTTAGTCCTGAGGATATGCAGTTTTTGTTCAGAGGTTCTTAAGGAGCATAAGTAGCTGAGGGGAGATATTTTTTTGACATGAATTTTTGCATGGCATTGGAGGCATTTTGGCCCGAGAGCGCGGAGTTGCGGTTTTGCCTGTACTAGTACGAACTGTATTAGTACGGATTCATGAAACGGACACGGATCTAGGTTGTTTTTGAGATTTGGTAGTTAAACTTGAGTGCTTTTTAGACTTACGTATGAACGACATGGCTGAGAAGGATATATGAGTCTTGCTTCAACCACGCTGACGTTCTCATCCGCGAGAATGTGTCTACAGGATCCATGAGACTCGTGCGTCAATCTTGCAGCCAGCAGTTCCCACGCAATCCATAACAACCAGACACCCATTTTAGATGACACTACTATGAGGGGGTCATACCAACTTGAGAACTCAAATTGTTGCGGGAACATATACCTTAAACCCTCACAGCTTGGGGGGTATTCGCATGGTTTTAGGCTTCCTTTGCCCTCCCTTCCAATATCTCTTCAACCACCTTTGCCGTCGCATCGACAATCAGCTTGTGCTCACAGGAATGTATCT
The DNA window shown above is from Metarhizium brunneum chromosome 1, complete sequence and carries:
- the RAD16 gene encoding DNA repair protein RAD16 is translated as MPRGRRSLQAGGMPLLEVSESPDVNGTRRTRSVSSRPANGYEIVVSSDSTQPVRRPRGRPSRASLLSAITTSSSSSPSHYSGVKPRRGRAAAIGSTSVSSAATPQELSSDAEYSTPATSKNPTPLTAEGSLSVEASKSLASLEVRLPARSRADDSDSERALRNSIYSMKANRKLTEIVNSDEEDDDSSDTGWDARIARRLQDEEFAKADEGALRSSSLSGSNRAVTATTSPLPTRGVAKRGRASTRLSMQLAPPAKKSRIIPDSDDPPTSDFDMDAEIAAAAALDSELSEPPELSEGEARFTDSDEVNEAAMDKDGGTSDAFSDDEPLSVKKKGKQPQKPRTLSSKAKMPTRRGRPSTAATGSKPNLAIRRNRAQDVVQDSDDDDVAEEVVSIASDMSTVSSVSAGLSSSNSSDAEEGVSELRRIAANRRAYRSGNTRRLRKERDRLEYHHPEIVTMWKDLENMPILKAGMAPQPQSISRQLKPFQLEGLAWMKEMEKREWKGGLLGDEMGLGKTIQAVSLIMSDYPAKQPSLVLVPPVALMQWQSEIKSYTDGTLKTFVFHGTNQKAKTITAKELKTYDVIMMSYNSLESMYRKQEKGFKRKNGIHKEKSVIHSIHFHRAILDEAHSIKTRTTMTAKACFALRTTYRWCLTGTPLQNRIGEFFSLIRFLNIRPFALYLCKQCPCSTPEWAMDENSRCSHCNHAGMQHVSVFNQELLNPIQKFGNLGPGREAFRKLRLMTERIMLRRLKRDHTDSMELPVKEIYVERQFFGEEENDFANSIMTNGQRNFDTYVAQGVLLNNYANIFGLIMQMRQVADHPDLILKKNADGGQNVLICSICDEPAEDTIRSRCKHDFCRACVSSYIGSTDAPDCPRCHIPLSIDLEQPEIEQDENLVKKNSIINRIKMENWTSSSKIELLVHELHKLRSDNASHKSIIFSQFTTMLQLIEWRLRRAGITTVMLDGSMTPAQRQASIEHFMNNVDVECFLVSLKAGGVALNLTEASRVFIVDPWWNPAAEWQSADRCHRIGQTRPCTITRLCIEDSVESRMVLIQEKKTNMIHSTVNADDKAMESLSPEDMQFLFRGS